The window CGCAATGTTGATTATGGGAATTTTAGGTGGAGCTCTTTTACCACCATTATTTGCATATTTCTCAGAATTAATTACTATGCACTTTGCATATGCGATGCTACTTTTTTCATATTTTTACATTTTAGCATTTGGTCTTTTTAATAAAACAAAACATGACATTCGATCCATATAGCTATTTGAAATTCATCGATTTTCCCTTAGGATTGTTGTATTTGACGCTTATCATTTATTATCTTTATTATAGACGTTCTGTTACTTATCAGGCTGAACCATGGTCAAAATTTTTTATTCCTGGTTATATTGCGAAAACTTTTGGTGGAATAGCTATTATTCTTGTTTATGGTTTCTATTACCCAGGAGGTGATACTTATGAATATTATAATACTTCCTCAATGCTTTATAAATTAACCTTCATTAATTTTAACCACACTCTGAAACTTATCTTTGAGCCCATTTCTATCCAAAATTATTTACTATTTAATGACCTAACAGGCTATCCTTCTTATGAATACTATTTTGATCGTCAAACTTGGTCAGTAAGTAGGCTTAGTTATGTTTTTGTTCTTTTGAGTTTTGGCCGACTCATCCCATCTCTCATACTTCTCAATGCTTTTTTATACATAGGTCCATGGAAATTATACAGGACTTTGTCGCAAATTTATCCTCACGCTTATAAAGTTCTTGCATTTAGTATTCTTTTTTTACCATCTATTCTTTTTTGGGGTTCAGGCATGATGAAAGATGCTTATACACTTTGCGCTTCAACATACATAGTAGCTACATTGGTTCAATGGTTTGTTTTAAGAAAATTTTCACCATGGAGTATTTTCGCAGTTTTGTTTTTCTCTTATGTTGTAATTTCTATTAAACCCTACATTTTTCTTTCTTTATTGGTTTTTGCTCTTGTTTTTATTGGTTATTCTCAAATTAAGTTTATTCAAAATAGAATCTTGAAATATATCATTGCTCCTTTTTTTCTTTTTTTCATAATGATCTTTCTCATCTTTCTATATATGTCCATTTCACCATATCTTGGTGTCTATGGCAGCATAGAATCTCTTCTCCAAAAGGCATCCATTACACAAAAAGATTTTGTAACCAATCCATATTACAGTAAAAATTATTTCAATATTGGATACTTTGAACCTACATTTTCAGGTGTCATTTCTAAAGCTCATTTAGCGTTACTTTACGGATTATATGGACCTTTTTTGTGGGTAGCTAGAAATCCTGTGATGCTTATCAGTGCGATTGAAGCTAGTTTCTTTCTCATCATATCTTTATGGTTTCTATTCAAAATACTTACCAATCGAAAATTATTTTATCTTTTTATCAATGATCCCATTCTTATTTCTTTCTTTGCCTTTACGATCGTCTTCACCATTTTTGTTGGGATTTCAACTGCTAATTATGGTTCATTGGTTCGCTATAGAATTCCAATGCTACCTTATTTTATGTCCTTTATTTTCATCGTCTTGTACTCAAGCAAAAACCTATCTGAATACCAACAAAAGTTGCTGAGTTAATTTTATATTTTTGCAATTGGAAACTCAGTTTTATGTTCTTTTATCTAAGTAAGATTCTTTCTTTTTTGACCACACCTGTAGCTTGGATTTTTTTAATCCTTTTAATGGCTATTATAACCAGAGACAAAAAAAAGAAAAAAAATCGCCTTATCACTGCTTTTTTGTTTTTCCTTTTTTTCAGTAATCTTTTTGTGGCCCGAACTGTTATGAGGCTATGGGAACCACGTCCAATTCCTATTTCTTCTCTATACAAGCAATACGACGTAGGTGTTGTTCTGGCTGGTGGTATGGCATTTCTTGGAGAGGAAAATCAAGCCGTTTTTAAAAATAACCCTGATCGCATCATACAAACTATCATACTGTATAATAAAGGTGTAATAAAAAAAATTTTACTTAGTGGAGGTGATGCCACTATACTTCATGATAATTCACAAAACGAAGCCACACTTTTGAAACAATTTCTTTTGCAATTGGGTATTCCGGAAAAAGATATTTTAGTTGATAGTCTTTCACGTAATACATATGAAAATGCTGCCAATTCCTCCCGTATCATAAAAAATTCTTTTCCATCTGACGTTCAGGTTCTTTTGATTACTTCAGCTTCGCATATGTACAGAAGTTTTGCATGTTTTTACAAGCAAGACATCATTCCCGATATATTTCCAGTTGACCATCATGCTCTTTCTAAAGATTACGACCTCGTCTCTATTATTCTTCCCAATTCTAAAGCTTTTCAGATCTGGGATGAACTTTTTCATGAATGGTTTGGTCTTGCTATCTACTATATCATAGGATACATCTGAAATGATCAACTCTTTTTATTCAAAACCTTTTCGAACTTTAAGCGATTACTTCATTGAAAATTACCATTCTCGTTTGCAAAAAATTAGTGTTTTTTTACCTTTCACATGTCCAAACAAAGATGGAACAAAAGGAAAAGGAGGATGTTATTACTGTAACAACGAGGGTTTCGTACCTTCATATTGTCGAAAAAACTTATCTATTAATCATCAACTCAAAGAAGGTATTGCTTTTCATAGAAAAAGATACAGGCGTTCAA is drawn from Bacteroidales bacterium and contains these coding sequences:
- a CDS encoding YdcF family protein, which gives rise to MFFYLSKILSFLTTPVAWIFLILLMAIITRDKKKKKNRLITAFLFFLFFSNLFVARTVMRLWEPRPIPISSLYKQYDVGVVLAGGMAFLGEENQAVFKNNPDRIIQTIILYNKGVIKKILLSGGDATILHDNSQNEATLLKQFLLQLGIPEKDILVDSLSRNTYENAANSSRIIKNSFPSDVQVLLITSASHMYRSFACFYKQDIIPDIFPVDHHALSKDYDLVSIILPNSKAFQIWDELFHEWFGLAIYYIIGYI